DNA sequence from the Candidatus Angelobacter sp. genome:
GCGGCCAGGAAATCATCGTCCGCGGCCACCCGTTGAAATGGGAGATGATCCCGTTTGACGTGCAACTCATCGGCGGCTACGCGCTGCACAGCGGGCGGATCTCGGAAATGGCCACTGGCGAAGGCAAGACGCTCGTGGCGACGCTTCCGGTTTATCTCAATGCCCTGACGGGCCGCGGCGTGCATGTGGTCACGGTGAACGATTATCTCGCCGCGCGCGACGGTGAGTGGATGGGCGCAGTGTACCGGTTTCTCGGTCTGACCGTCGGATGCATCCTGCACGATCAGCGGCCGTCAGAACGCCGCGAGCAATACAACTGCGACATCACCTACGGCACGAACGCGGAGTTTGGTTTCGATTATCTGCGTGACAACGGCATGGCCACCAGCAGGGAGGAGCAGGTGCAGCGCGGCCATTACTTCGCCATTGTGGACGAGGTGGACTCGATCCTCATCGACGAGGCGCGCACTCCGCTCATCATCAGCGGCCCGGCGGTCGTGGTGTATGACGACCAATACGGCAAATTCAAACCCCAGGTCGAATCGCTGGTCCACGCTCAGGAAAAACTGTGCAACCGCCTTTTGTCCGAAGCCGACGGGCTGATGAAAAAACTGCGCCCCACGGACGGTTCAGCCCCGAACAACCCTAGTGCGTTGGAGCACGACATCGGCTTGTTGCTTTACCGTGTCAAGATGGGTAACCCCAAGGCCGAGGGGTTGCTCAAGTTGCTTGAAGACCCGGAGAATCTCCGGTTGATGAACAAGGCGGAACTCGAACTGCACGCCGACCAGTCGAAGAAGGATCTTTACGCGCAGAAAGAGGAACTCTACTTCGCCATGGATGAAAAAAGCCATGACGCGGACCTGACGGAAAAAGGGCGAAATTTTTTAAGTCCCAAAGACCCGGATGCGTTCGTGTTGCCTGATCTGACCACGACTTTTCACGAAATCGATGCCGGGCCGGAAGCGGACCTGAAGAAGCGCCTTGAAATGAAGGCGCAGGCGCAGGCGGAGTTTGAGGCGCGCGCGCAGCAGATTCACTCGATCTCGCAACTGCTCAAAGCCTACTGTCTCTATCAGAAGGACGTGCAGTACGTGGTGCAGGAAAACAAGGTCATCATCGTTGACGAGAATACCGGGCGTCTCATGACCGGCCGCCGTTGGAGCGACGGCCTGCATCAGGCGGTCGAGGCCAAGGAAGGCGTTGAAATCGAGCGCGAGACACAGACGCTCGCGACGATCACCATTCAGAATTATTTCCGGCTTTACCAGAAACTTGCCGGCATGACCGGGACCGCCGAGACCGAGGCGCAGGAGTTTTTGGACATTTACAAACTGGGCGTGCTGGTTATTCCAACCAACAGACCGGTTGCCCGCAAGGACGCGAATGACTCGGTCTATAAGACGCGGCGCGAGAAATACAGTGCGGTGCTCAAGGAAATTCAGGACATTCACGCTCTTGGCCGGCCCATTCTGGTCGGCACCATTTCTGTCGAGGTCAGCGAGCACCTTTCGCGCATGCTGAAGAAGTCGGGGATCATTCATTCGGTGCTCAACGCGAAGTACCACCAGCAGGAGGCCGAAATCGTCGCGCGCGCCGGCCAGCGTGGTTCAGTCACGATCGCCACCAACATGGCGGGCCGCGGCACGGACATCAAACTGGGCGGTGGAGTGGCCGACCTGGGCGGTTTGCACGTGATCGGCACGGAACGGCACGAAGCGCGCCGCATTGACCGGCAGTTGCGGGGTCGCTGCGCGCGCCAGGGCGACCCCGGGTCGTCGCATTTCTTCATTTCGCTGGAGGACGATCTGATGCGGCTGTTCGGTTCCGACCGGATCGTGAAGGTGATGGAAAAAGTCGGGCTCGAAGAGGGCCAGGAGCTGACGCACCCGTTGTTGAACCGATCCATTCAGACCGCGCAGAAACGGGTCGAGCAGCACAACTTCCAGATTCGAAAGCGCACGCTCGAATACGATGACGTGATGAACAAGCAGCGTGAAGTCATCTACGGCTTCCGCAACGAAATCATCCACGGCGAGGACGTTCGCGACCGGCTCATGGACATCATGGAAGAGGTCGTGCTGCAAAAGGTCGAGCAGTTCACCGCGCGCG
Encoded proteins:
- the secA gene encoding preprotein translocase subunit SecA, coding for MIGFIIKKIIGSKNDREVRRLRPLVARINEIESSLHSLSDDALRGKTAAWKERLSKIEDKEALATALEEILPEAFAVVKNACRRLCGQEIIVRGHPLKWEMIPFDVQLIGGYALHSGRISEMATGEGKTLVATLPVYLNALTGRGVHVVTVNDYLAARDGEWMGAVYRFLGLTVGCILHDQRPSERREQYNCDITYGTNAEFGFDYLRDNGMATSREEQVQRGHYFAIVDEVDSILIDEARTPLIISGPAVVVYDDQYGKFKPQVESLVHAQEKLCNRLLSEADGLMKKLRPTDGSAPNNPSALEHDIGLLLYRVKMGNPKAEGLLKLLEDPENLRLMNKAELELHADQSKKDLYAQKEELYFAMDEKSHDADLTEKGRNFLSPKDPDAFVLPDLTTTFHEIDAGPEADLKKRLEMKAQAQAEFEARAQQIHSISQLLKAYCLYQKDVQYVVQENKVIIVDENTGRLMTGRRWSDGLHQAVEAKEGVEIERETQTLATITIQNYFRLYQKLAGMTGTAETEAQEFLDIYKLGVLVIPTNRPVARKDANDSVYKTRREKYSAVLKEIQDIHALGRPILVGTISVEVSEHLSRMLKKSGIIHSVLNAKYHQQEAEIVARAGQRGSVTIATNMAGRGTDIKLGGGVADLGGLHVIGTERHEARRIDRQLRGRCARQGDPGSSHFFISLEDDLMRLFGSDRIVKVMEKVGLEEGQELTHPLLNRSIQTAQKRVEQHNFQIRKRTLEYDDVMNKQREVIYGFRNEIIHGEDVRDRLMDIMEEVVLQKVEQFTARDDEVSEWNVRGLADWVNLTFPLGMPESEIVKAAGSGQQEPVSGSMFGELSPAQFGTCQFIADNVRKAYELKISFENPEQLKTVERYTILSAIDHLWQEHLYAMDSLRNSIGLRQYGQRDPLIEYKAEAFKIFDELMVNIKTEICHNIFRSASSLMAFENFLRNAPRQTMHNPGGTFGEPPKADQSKPSDMVSEAMAATEKARPVRSGPKVGRNDPCPCGSIDPATGKRKKYKQCCGRNG